AGTTTCTCTGTGTTTATTCTACGTTTGATCATAAAACTCATCAACACTTACAGATTTTGTATGACAGTTTTTTCatgaagatattttaaattacCACCCTATTTTGGGTCAGGCAGCTAGATCTGGGAGTTCACTAAAGTTTAGTGAGGGTAAATTAAACATTAGTAAATAAATCTTGACATACTTGGAGAGATCATTTTGCACCAGCATGCGGAACAATGTTGGAGCACCAACCAGCACGTCAATGGGGAATTTGCAGAGTGTCTAGTGAGTTAAACAAGAGGGACATATGAAGCTCAGACAAAAAACTGCCTTGTGGATGTTCAGTAAACAGGTGATACAGGGGCAAATGTAGCTCTTCTTTCTATGTAAAAGCATCATATGCTCTCTGTTGGGTAAGAAATCCTCCTACACTTGGTGTAATATGCAGAGATTCACAGTACATTTGATTGGAGAAAATCCCCTGCTAACGTGTCTACATGACACCCAGACAGCACAGTTTGGAGCATGGCCAGAATACGCCTGTCTCTGTCTACATTATAAGAAGGTTTTCACCTTCATCTTGGCTTCAGTTTCAGTCTGCATTAATACCAGCTGATATTACTTCCACAGTCACTAGAACAAAAGGCAAGCAATTAGTGCTGCTTCTGGATGCTTTTCATTCATGTGCTTATCAGCTATAAGCAAAATGTAGGAATTAACCACAGGTTTGGCCCCTTCTGTGTACATTAAATATGCAAATAGGGGCTTTACGCAACAGTTACAACATCTTGAACACAACTATGGACACAACCCTCAGGAGATCTATGGATGctcttaagaattatttttttgtgacTCTTCTGCAGATTAACACATCTCCATGAGTTTTTCCTTACATTTAGGATGTCTGCTGATTCAACCTGTGGTAGTTTATGTATAAAGATGCATGATCCAAAAACCCAGGGATCAAAAACAGATGACAGTGAAGCAAGTATCCATCCTGTGTCTGCTGTGCTCCATATCACATCTGAGGGAGTCAAATCCAGCCAGTAcctgagagcagaaaaaaaatgaacaaaaagacaatgaaaaattaTTGCTTAAAAAATACCCCAACTGAAatcacaaacaaagcaaaaaaatccctcaaCAAGCCTAAGATTTCTCATAAGGTACATGGGCACTGGGCACTCTGAATCAGTTTATTTTATGAGCTGGCTGTAGGATAAAAGGGCACCTAACAATGTGTttgtataaatacatacatacacacacatacatatatcaTACATATATGTATCACATCATATATCAATACATATCATAGAATAGCGTAAGGGAAAGAGAGGAGTCTCCATTTCAATAAAGTGGCTTTCCACTGGGTAGGAAGATAGGGCTGAAGCAGCAGCGTTCGTGGATGCTGTGATGGACAGCAGGTATTTCAGTTCTAAGGCTGCTGAGGGACCAGAGTGACATGTGCAACCAACATAAACTCTGCCTCTGCTCACCTACATGTCACAAAGCTTTTTTCAGCATGGTATCTCTTGGTTTTTTGCACTAAAGTATTCCAAGATGATGGCTGTCCTTTGAACCACTCTAAAGAAAGGGTAAGAGATATTAATTGAGAAACAGAAACACTGGGGGTGATCCTGCTCCCCTAGAAATCTGCTGGAGATCTAGTCTGATTTTAGAGGGAGAAGCACTGGGGCTGCACATTGGCATTTCGTATTCAGtaatttttcattagttttactATGCAGCTTCAATTATTTCATGTTCAGCCAGGCTCAAACCTTTCATACCTTTCACTTAAAAGGGGTCTGAAGCCAAGACTACCCTGGGAATGTTCAGTCATCTTTGGAGAACCTGTGGTTCCACTGGTGAAGAAGATACTCATTGGGTCTTGAATCGTTGTTTTGACACAGGAATGGTCAGCAGATTGGTTTCTTTAAAACAGAGGATGCAATTGTGACTTCAATGGTTACTTTATACATGCTTCAGAATATAATTATTGCATATTGCAGAACTCATACTCCAAATAAGCTTCACAGAAGCTCTTCACCAAATTAGACTAAAATATTGTGGAGTTACACTTCTTCAAAGACAGACTTCCCCTTAAGAGGAACAGATAAAACTTCCCAGAACAAGATCACTGTTAGCAAACAACTCTGATGTGGATCAACAATCAAGGAGTCACAATGAACACTTTAATGTTGGCATTTGATGAGTATTTGTAGTTGATGAATACTTGTAAATGAGCACTTGTGGAGAACAGGTCTGCTTTCTGCATCATGACTGCTGTGTCACTAACTCCTACTCACCTGTGCAGGTCAGTGAAGTTCAGCCATCCCTCCCTACCACCTTTGGACACGATTAGCTTGGTTTTCAGAAACTGACACTCAGATGCCACTGAGTCCACAGCAGGAGCCACTGTGTCATTGGTGATGATGCACGTGGCCTTTGATGCCTGGAGTCGATATAGTATATCTTTGGCTGATAGTGTGGATATTCCTGGAATTAAGACAATTCCTGGAAGAGCAATAAAGTTAGTTTGGGATGGCATTTTTTACATCTGATTCTTTTCTAAGAAGCTAAACTATTATATTAACTGTTCCCAAACTAAGATGAATGTGCCCTGGCACTCCCAAGCCAAACAGTTATAGTGGAGTCATGCAGCTGCTTGTGTCCTCCTGTAAGGAATGAAATGTGGGCCTGTCTCGTGAATTCCACAGATCTTCCCTGACTTCTGTCATCTCCAGGCCTACTACACAGGCCACCTGTCTTATGGAACCTAGTGCAGAATCTTCAGGACTGCCTATATAATTGGTAGCTAGGCCACTCACTagattattaaattatttttcctttataaacCGTATAAATTCTTGATCCTCTCAACTGATTTGCATTAAGCAGTTTCACCAGTCTCAGGTATGCTCACTGACCTGCTCGCATGCAAGCCACATTCACCAGCCACCATTCTGGGATTCGTGGCAGGATGACAACAATTCTGTCCCCCTTCTGCAGTCCACATACTTTAGTCAGGACATTGGCCGCTTTCCGAGACAGGAACGCCAGCTCCTCAAAGCTCCACTTCACttcttctccttttccatctACCCACCAAAAGGCAGGGTTTGATGACCTCTTTCCAGCCTACAAAACATAGGGAttcaaaaccacattttcctCTGAAAGACCATGAAATTGTAATGCACAAGAATCTGCAAATTATCGAAGATACTAATATTTAACAACTGGAATATAAGctattatttttcccttgtcCTTAATGGATCAAGATTTGCTATGAATCAAGCTCAGATATTCTCAATAAATTCTTCTTTTCTGAACCTGAAATGTTTACCAGCCCAATTGTCTCCAGACTCATGTCCGAGTCTGGATCCTATTTCAGTTTAAGCCTTAAGTGGAGCATAAATGCTCTGACAAAATAACAGATACTGTAAATACTTTACATAAAGTATATACAGTTAAGTGGTCTCTAACTACAGGGCATCCGGTCAAATGAAGAATCCACTTTGGAGAAAGGCAATTAGACATTTGTGGGAGAATTCTCCCTAGCACGCAATATTATTGTTGTTACCTGTATTTTTATGATGTGAGTATCTAATATTATAGTATGCAGAAAGAATAAGCACAGCCATTCTGAGGACAAATCAAAGTCAAAAGGAACTTACCATTGCTTTTTCTACCTACATAGGAAGCACCAAGGGTCAGAACCACTTTTCAAATAAAGCAGGAAAGAATGAGACATTGTGTAATTTTCTAATGCAAATTGGTCCTGGCCACTACTTTCTTTGATAAAAGAAAAACTCCCGGCTTGTTTCAaatgatatttttaattaaagtatcTCATCTGCACTATGAAAGACAATATACCTTTTCAATCTCAGACCATTTATCCAGTACATCACTTGCAAAGTTAAAGTACTTCGGTATTTCCTGCTCGCCCCGCCTGACAGACTCGTACTGTGAATATACATCAGAGGCCAGCAGCCTGGGGTGTCCATGGAAAGTCCTGTTAGGAGGCTTCAGAGTCCACAAAGATTTTAGAGTTCGTAATTTAAGCAACAATTTCATGGCAGAAGATGATGTATGTAGATGCTGTAGAGTATCTAAGAAAACTAGCAAAATTGTTGCTATGAATCCTgcaacagcaacaagaaaaaggaaataatcttgAGATTATCCAAAGACAATTCAGTTACGAATTGATGAGTTATAAATTGAAGTCACTTAGGCTAGTCACagccaaactgatttttttaacagttcaatTAAATGTGAAGTTCCCCATCCtgcttttttatatttgttaCCACCAGCTTTTTAAGGACTTACTGTACTTATCTGGCATCTTGTCTGTAGCTCAGCTGATCCTTATATATTCTTGATGTGTTTTTTGCGGCTGCTAATTGCCCACAACTCTCCTTAGTCAAACACAGCATCAGATATTATTGTCTGCATTATAGGAAGATTAATGTTTTTTACACCAGAGCATTCACTAGCTTATTCTCTATTCCTTTTCCTTCATGTAGAGCTGAAGGATGTTTTCAGACTACTTCCATCAAAATTTTCACTCTTTAGCTTTAAGTTGCTGACTGATTTATCCATTCACCACATATATATCCCAAGAACCTTCACTTCAGTAATCCCTTATGTAGGCCCCCATTTTGATTTAGACACTTCTACATTTGCTGGCTGTAAATGCCCTCTTCCATCTGTACTCAACATAATGATCCTAAAAGCTCTCAAGTCCaattactttcttcctttccattcccacttttttttttctcttttaacattattattattatttattattattattatcagccTAGATTGCTTTAGAAATGTGCTCAACTCTAAAAATTTTAATGGTATTTAGAGGCTTCTTGTAAGTGCACATCAAGGTTATCAAACATGATAAAAAAACCTGGCTCATGTCTGGAAGAGCCAGCAGTCAGAGCAGGAGTCAGTGGAATCCTGGAAGCTTATGATGATTCTAAAACCTGTGTCCATCTATTGATTCTCCTTTTTCAACCACAAAACACAAGTTACTAAACTCAATACAAGGTTAGGTGAGTGACTGTTGAAATAcaggttaattttcttttccatttttacaaAGGATGAAGCCACCCACAAACTAGGAACAAAACAATAGGTAAACTCTTGATTAAATTCCTTTCCATGTGGAATTTCTGTGGCCTGAGTGAAGTTGCAAAGTTTTGCCCTTTGTCCCAGGTTTTTAAGTTCATTTTGTGTAATTTACCTCTTGTCCTGATGTCGAAAGAACAGAGTTAAAAGTTATAAAGATTCCAAATTGAGCAAATATGCAGGCTTGTGGGAGAACATCCAACCCTGATCACATTGAAACCTTAGAAAGTACCTAATCTCGAACAAAGACAGCGCTCCCTAGATCTCAGTAGCGAGCTCCTTTGCACTTGGATTCACTGGTGCAGGATTTTCAACCTGGAGACTTAGTTTATATTCGCACTTGGAAAGATGagccactgaaagaaaaatggcCCTACATCATTTTGCTGACCATCTCCACAGCAGTAGAACTGGAAGGAATCAGCTCTTGGATTCACTACACATGAGTCAAGCAAGCTCCTTTGTCAGAACTTAAAGATGAGTGGAAGGCCACACTGACGGCTAAAGACTACACTGTTGTGCAAATGGACCATAAATGAAGGATTATGCACCTTCTGTTCTTTTTCAGGTGTTTCGGTACTTTTTCAGTGTGCTGATTGGGTCTCCACACTAGATGAAGAACTCAGTTTTGGGACAACGGTCCCGTGTCTTCAACCATAACTACTTATCCTTGCATCTCTGATGCATGAGTCTCAGTTTTGGTTGAAATTTATTCCCCtagaaaaagcaatttatttaaCAGTGGAATTATTTCCTTATTCCTTAGCAGGAGTTTTTACAGTAATATTTAATCTTTCTATCCAGTGAATGAACTCAAATACCTGGAACTTGCACAAATTAATCTTTTCAGTGGTATCTGACAGCATAAAAAATCTGGATGCAGATTTTCCTCCCAGAACAGATACACTGTCAAAACCAACAGTAATTCACGGTGTTCTCCATGCTACATGGAGGCAGAGAAATATGAGCAGCTGTAAATAATCCTATAGGATATAATTTGCTCCTGAGAAAGAATCATAGGACATGAATATAAAATTGTTATTATGTCCCTAAATGCCACCCACTTCAGAATCAGGTATATAGAGCAGAAATGTATGTGGATGGTacttaaattttaaatcaaaactcTATTAACAGGACCTGGtggaaaaaattattctaaaaaggTTTTACTggtgaaaaatgttcttttaaatatttcctaaatACATCCatagaaaatagaaattaataaagGGGTTTTATGTCATATTCTGAGATACACATTCatgtttattgctttttcttactTAAGGAAACAACTGCCAGCAAAAATATCAGGATTTTTAGTGAATATAACCTTTGAGGTTGTGACCTCCACTGTTAATGCTAAAAACCGATGGATCCACTTTCATTCCTTTAAGAGAAAACCCTAATAATTttgattattctttttaataatatAATAGGATATTTCTCATTTCTTAGTCTGCTCTAATTCTATGATTTAGCTACAATCTACAGAGTTCAAAGTACTGCAAAGACAAAATCGACACAATATCCTGTAAacaaaagaggagagaaggaacaTTCAGGAACACTATTCAAGATTGGAAATGGTATTCGAGATTGGcaagatgaaaaacattttaaataggaTTCCCTAGTGGTCTCCAAAAATGTCTGCAAAGTTTTGCTATGAGAACCTTCAACAGTTTTTAGCACGTTTTCACCTGCAATCACAGAGGTGAAAACGAAGAAATCTGAGGAAAAGACCCAGTAATGGCAAAGTCCTCTGAACTGCTGCAAGAATCAGAAATTGCTTTTCCTGATTTAGCACCATCTGCTTCTTCTCCATGAACAGCAATACTAGGAATTCAGACAAACGACACTTTCCTGACCTGTTTGTTGTGGACAGTATAGATTGAGAGCTGGCTGGGGTAGATCCTCTTCATTCAGTTCATTCAGCTTTCAGGACCTGTGTTTCCCAAACGATGTGCTGTAAAGATTAGCCTTTATCTGGAGACACGAAACCTGGATGGTCTGTCAAAAAGGATTTGGAGCGAaaccttttctattttattgttttctccttttgaagTAATGAGAACAGAACATAGCACAAAACAGACCAGGCAGCACAATTATTTCTGTGGCATAACCTTTTTCTTGTAATCATTTACACCGTTGTTGTTTATAATTTGCACCTTAACCTAAAGCACTTTgtatcttctctttttcccaaCTTTAACCATTTAAGTAATCACAAATTCATCAAGATGAAGAGAAGTAGTTGAAACAATATCTCTTTCTCTTCCACTcagaaagaatttgaaaatgtTACAGTGATAGTTTTTGAAGAGAGAATATCACTTCACTGCTGATACCCACTGCAGgacaaagattatttttattaatttatcatttatttGTAGATTTGTAATTATCAAAATGTTGTagttacactttttttaaaaaaacttatttttttaaaggaagctgTTTATACTAATTACAGTAGAAAAATTAAACCTTTGTAAGCTCCTGGAtctgtcccttctctctcccatttCTCATTCTTAATTACTTGTACCTTGTCCCTTCTGAAAATTTGTAGGTTGATGGCAAAAGTGGTTCTAATATCACATATCCTCAAGCCATATGAGTGTTATCTCCTTCTTTTTCCATAGCTTGATTTTCCATATGTTCTCCTAGTGCTCTGGGTCGTGACCACATGTCAAATGTGATGTCCCATGCTTGGTATGGATGACAAAAATTTTCTGTCCTCAGTTTCCGGATCATGTCATACCCTTCCCCACTCTTTGTTCCTTAGAACCTTTCTTTGGATTTTCCCAGTAGCCGTCTTTGGCAGATCCTGAACAAATTCCACCTGAAAGGCAAAATTGCTCACTTTTAGCATTCTGATTAATCTCCCGGGTGCAGGGAAAGACACACCTTTATTATTATGGCTGGTGTAAAAAGATGGGAAGCTGCACAGCTTGGGGTTGGGACATTCCTTACCTCACATTTTAGCTGACCGCACGGGCAGTACTTGCAGGGACAAGTACCACAATCCTGAAGAGACGAGTGCTTCAGCTGACAGGACAGAGACTTATTGGTCTCTTTCCTGGTTGTAAGGGATGGATTCAAACCCCTCTGATGCCAGTAGGAACTTCCCTTTTGTTTTGGCTGAGTCTGAACAAAGCCCAAGGGCGGAACTGATAAGAGCTGAACGCCTTGCCCAGTTGAGTTGCTGTGAAAACCCTAGTACTTCATGAAAGGAAGACTAGACCCTATAAAGGTAAGTTACATTACTATTTCCTCCCTTTGGGTCCTTTCTAGCACAAAGAGTGAATGCAAGGCTACTGTTGCAACAGATTCtgtaatttacttttattttatttaactatgGTAGGAGTGTTTGTCAGAATACAGTTGAAAAGAAGCCAAGGCAGGACAAAAATGTTCAATTTTTCATACAGTTAGAAGACCTATCTTTTTTTGTGGTGTACCTACCTTCCTCGGATATTTGTAAGGTGCAGTCACCTTCTTGACATGTTGCTGAAGCTCATGAGTTAATTTTTCTGGATCGTGTGATACAAAAGCAGGAGCTAAAACAACGAAGGCTTTGACTACCTGTACCACAAAAGTTAAGGGACTCCATTAACTTCCAGAAGTGGGAATAAAGGGATACATTTGTTGCCAAAACTGAGTATCaaaattcaaaatgcaaaaatttgacgtttttctttaatttcccttTTCACTGGCTGTTTATTACAGAATGTAATGTTATGAAGGATATATTCTGCAGCACAGGATTTTTTGctattttcccacttttttttcttcttaactttATACACTACTAAACTTTCAAGAAGttgtagaacagaaaaaaagacaactgaaAATCCCACCCCAGTGCTCAAAGAAATGTTGCAAagttgaaaaatataaaaagagaaattaaacacTCTGGATATCATTGCCACCATGTGCttagtgagaaaaagagaaataattcgAATTCTGTTTCTTAGACAAAAAACGCCACAGTAAATCAGAGGAGCCAAACTTTTTTTCCACATCAAACCTTGCAAACAGCAAAAGAATTCTGAAATTCTAAGATCTGTCAAGGTAtggttttaaaattgttttaacccatttaatttcaaaaatctgCAACACATTTAATTCCAAGAAAGCCTAGTGCACATACGGAACTTGATGCTTAGAATGAAGtccatttctttttatatattttttgttctttttacctCTCCTCGAACTGGATCAGGACTGCTGACAACAGCTGACTCTGAGACTGCAGGGTGTTGTATTAATGCACTTTCAACTTCAAATGGGCCAATACGATACCTAAGGGAAAATGCAGGTATGACAGCCATAGCAAGGTAGCCATTCAATTGTCTTTCCAGATTGAATTTTAACAGGCAAATGAACAAATCTAAAAGCAACTGACTTACCCAGAAGAATTAATTATATCATCAGCTCTTCCAACAAACCAAACATATC
The DNA window shown above is from Athene noctua chromosome 15, bAthNoc1.hap1.1, whole genome shotgun sequence and carries:
- the LOC141966418 gene encoding acyl-coenzyme A synthetase ACSM4, mitochondrial-like — encoded protein: MKLLLKLRTLKSLWTLKPPNRTFHGHPRLLASDVYSQYESVRRGEQEIPKYFNFASDVLDKWSEIEKAGKRSSNPAFWWVDGKGEEVKWSFEELAFLSRKAANVLTKVCGLQKGDRIVVILPRIPEWWLVNVACMRAGIVLIPGISTLSAKDILYRLQASKATCIITNDTVAPAVDSVASECQFLKTKLIVSKGGREGWLNFTDLHRNQSADHSCVKTTIQDPMSIFFTSGTTGSPKMTEHSQGSLGFRPLLSERYWLDLTPSDVIWSTADTGWILASLSSVFDPWVFGSCIFIHKLPQVESADILNTLCKFPIDVLVGAPTLFRMLVQNDLSNYKFMNLKHCMSGGEPVNPEVMEQWKSKTGLDIHEVYGQTEMGVICSVFKGMKIKPGSMGKAAPLYDVQIIDKNANILPPGQQGEIAVRSKPIRPIGFFSEYVDNPKKTAESERGDFYVTGDRGTMDEDGYFQFIGRDDDIIISSGYRIGPFEVESALIEHPAVAETAVVSSPDPLRGEVVKAFVVLSPTFSSSDLESLACDLQEHVKKTTAPYKYPRKVEFVQELPKTVTGKIKRNELRNKEWGRM